The genomic window CATCCTCATCTTTCCCCTGGACGACAAGAAGCTGCCCCTGCCCCTGCAGAAAACCGTGACCCCCCAGGAATTCCTGGCCCATTTCCTGCCCGCGCCGCTTGTGTTCAATGAACGGCTTGGACCGGCCGCCCTGGTGCTCACCCGGCTGTTGCGCGACGTCGGCGCCAAGCTCGACCAGAACGCCCTGCCCGACGCCGAACGTGCCCTTTTCACCGTCATCCTGGTGGCCCTGGCCGCCGGCGGCCAGCCCGACGACGACGCGGCCGCCCTCGAAGTACTGGAGCAGTGCGGCGCGGCCACGGGCGGCGAGGCGCAAAAGGTGGCCATCAACGCCTTCGGCATCCACCTGCGCAAGCAAAAGGACTTCGACACCGCCGCCGCCTACTACCGCAAGGCCCTGGAACTGGCTCCGGGCGACGAGCGGCTCCTGTTCAACCTGGCCCGGGTGCTCTACGAGAAGGGCGAGCTGGCCGGCTGCCGGAAACTGCTGGAAAAGGCCCTGGCCGGCGC from Solidesulfovibrio sp. includes these protein-coding regions:
- a CDS encoding tetratricopeptide repeat protein; translation: MLPELLGCYQSQKIEKMGKSSASGRDFTQRIDWLAVRLDVARILIFPLDDKKLPLPLQKTVTPQEFLAHFLPAPLVFNERLGPAALVLTRLLRDVGAKLDQNALPDAERALFTVILVALAAGGQPDDDAAALEVLEQCGAATGGEAQKVAINAFGIHLRKQKDFDTAAAYYRKALELAPGDERLLFNLARVLYEKGELAGCRKLLEKALAGAPDFPEASKFLRHVRRREDALGTTEFPDITV